The proteins below are encoded in one region of Populus alba chromosome 2, ASM523922v2, whole genome shotgun sequence:
- the LOC118041992 gene encoding uncharacterized protein translates to MASPLTLTHSEQENLLEKLGVFKIQGRDKHGRKVLLIIGKLFPARAVSSEVLKKYLEEKIYPKLEEKAFSVVYVHTDVQRSENFPGISTLRSIYDDIPMNVKGHLESVYFLHPGLQARLFLATFGRFLFSGGLYSKLKYVTRMEFLWDHVRRNEIGIPEFAYDHDEELEYRPMMDYGLESDHPRVYGGPSMDNNPLSLYSMRCIA, encoded by the exons ATGGCTTCGCCTTTAACTCTCACGCATTCTGAGCAAGAAAATCTCCTAGAAAAACTTGGTGTTTTCAAGATTCAAGGCCGTGATAAACATGGCCGTAAGGTTCTTCTCATCATTGGCAAACTCTTCCCTG CTCGAGCGGTGAGCAGTGAGGTGTTGAAGAAATACCTGGAGGAGAAAATATATCCAAAATTAGAAGAGAAGGCATTTTCTGTGGTGTATGTACACACAGATGTTCAAAGGAGTGAGAATTTCCCTGGGATTTCAACCCTTCGATCTATTTATGATGATATTCCAATGAACGTCAAGGGTCATCTTGAATCTGTTTACTTTTTGCATCCGGGACTCCAAGCCAGACTCTTCCTTGCCACCTTTGGTCGTTTTCTCTTCAGTGGAGG GTTATACTCGAAGCTGAAATACGTGACGAGGATGGAGTTCTTGTGGGACCATGTGAGGAGGAATGAGATTGGGATACCGGAATTCGCTTATGATCACGACGAAGAGCTAGAGTACCGTCCGATGATGGATTATGGATTAGAGAGTGATCACCCTAGAGTCTACGGTGGGCCATCAATGGATAACAATCCACTTTCATTGTACTCAATGCGATGCATTGCGTAG
- the LOC118041991 gene encoding pentatricopeptide repeat-containing protein At5g40410, mitochondrial, producing MIMLISYMQRASKLLILHRFISSIRLYNSFASQLSPTFHAFSNVDSVVSALITAISTCSSISYCRALHCRVIKSVNYNHGFIGDQLVSSYVELGCTKDALELFDELPDKDLVSWNSLISGFSRRVDLGICLGLLFRMRFEMGLKPNDVTVIPVVSACAGVGELDVGKYIHGIAVKSGMLLEVKVVNSLINLYGKCGCLEAACCLFEGMSVQSLVSWNSMVAVHVHMGLAEKGIGYFIMMRRAGVNSDQATVVSLLLACENLGVRKLAEAVHGYILNGGLDGNLAIATALLDLYAKLGILSDSCKVFGEMINPDAVAWTAMLSSYAMHGRGREAIEHFELMVREGVLPDHVTFTHLLSACSHSGLVEEGKNYFKIMYEVYGVELRVEHYSCMVDLLGRSGHLNDAYKLIKSMPIEPNCGVWGALIGACRVRGNIELGKEVAERLFSLDPSDSRNYITLSNMYSAAGQWRDASKVRALMKERVLIRNPGCSYIEHGNKIHCFVMGDQSHPDTEQIYNKLEELVRKNREVGFASKTEYVLQDVDEEVKEDLINKHSEKLAIAFGLLVTNAGMPLIITKNIRICGDCHGFAKLISLIEKRPIIIRDTKRFHHFTNGLCSCGDYW from the coding sequence ATGATAATGCTAATTTCTTACATGCAAAGAGCTTCAAAACTCTTGATTCTACACAGGTTTATAAGCTCAATAAGGCTTTACAATTCTTTTGCTTCACAATTGTCTCCCACGTTTCACGCCTTTTCAAATGTAGACTCCGTTGTTTCAGCTCTAATCACTGCTATAAGCACTTGCAGTTCCATCTCTTATTGCAGGGCACTTCACTGTCGAGTAATCAAGTCTGTGAATTATAATCATGGGTTCATTGGCGATCAACTGGTGTCTAGTTATGTTGAATTGGGATGTACAAAAGATGCACTTGAGTTGTTCGATGAATTGCCTGACAAGGACTTGGTCTCCTGGAATTCTTTGATTTCTGGGTTTTCTCGACGGGTGGATTTGGGAATTTGCTTGGGTTTGCTTTTCAGGATGAGATTTGAAATGGGTTTGAAACCTAATGACGTTACGGTTATACCTGTAGTTTCAGCTTGTGCTGGTGTTGGAGAACTTGATGTGGGCAAGTACATTCACGGGATTGCTGTGAAATCGGGCATGCTTTTGGAGGTTAAAGTTGTTAATTCTCTTATTAACTTGTATGGAAAGTGTGGATGTTTAGAGGCGGCTTGTTGCTTGTTCGAAGGAATGTCAGTGCAAAGTTTAGTGTCATGGAATTCAATGGTTGCAGTTCATGTTCACATGGGATTGGCTGAGAAAGGGAttggttattttattatgatgagGAGAGCTGGAGTTAACTCTGATCAAGCCACTGTAGTGAGCTTGCTTCTAGCGTGTGAGAATTTAGGTGTGAGGAAACTGGCAGAGGCTGTTCATGGTTATATCTTGAACGGTGGTCTTGATGGGaatttagcaattgcaactgcATTGTTGGATTTGTATGCTAAATTAGGTATTTTGAGTGATTCATGCAAGGTCTTCGGAGAGATGATTAATCCGGATGCAGTGGCTTGGACTGCCATGCTATCGAGTTATGCTATGCATGGGCGTGGGCGAGAAGCCATAGAACATTTTGAGCTAATGGTTAGAGAAGGTGTGTTGCCTGATCATGTTACTTTCACTCACTTGCTGAGTGCTTGTAGCCATTCAGGACTAGTGGAGGAGggtaaaaattactttaagaTTATGTATGAAGTTTATGGAGTTGAGCTAAGAGTGGAACATTATTCATGCATGGTTGATCTTTTAGGTCGCTCTGGACATCTGAATGATGCTTATAAGCTAATCAAAAGCATGCCAATTGAGCCCAATTGTGGTGTGTGGGGAGCTCTTATCGGTGCATGCAGGGTTCGTGGTAATATTGAACTTGGGAAGGAAGTTGCCGAGCGATTGTTTTCTTTAGACCCATCAGACTCTAGAAATTATATCACATTGTCAAATATGTATTCTGCAGCTGGTCAATGGAGGGATGCTTCAAAGGTGAGGGCTTTAATGAAGGAAAGGGTCCTGATCAGGAATCCTGGATGCAGTTATATTGAGCACGGGAACAAAATACACTGCTTTGTAATGGGTGATCAATCTCACCCTGACACAGAACAAATATATAACAAGTTGGAAGAACTCGTTAGAAAGAATCGGGAAGTCGGATTTGCTTCAAAAACAGAATATGTTCTACAAGATGTGGATGAGGAAGTGAAAGAAGATTTGATCAATAAGCACAGTGAGAAGTTAGCCATTGCCTTTGGACTTTTGGTGACTAATGCTGGTATGCCATTAATTATTACAAAGAACATTAGGATATGTGGTGATTGCCATGGCTTTGCAAAGCTCATATCATTGATTGAGAAGCGTCCAATCATTATCAGAGATACAAAGCGATTTCACCATTTCACAAATGGATTATGCTCTTGTGGAGATTACTGGTAA